The Gemmatimonadales bacterium genome contains the following window.
CGCTCCGCGCGCTCGACGCCTGGCTGCTCACGGCCCGCCGCCACGACATGCCGGTCATCTTCACGCTGTTCGCCTTCCTGCCGGAGACGTGGGGTGGCGAGAACCCGTACCTCGATCCGGCGGCCGTCGACGCGCAACGCGCGTTCGTCACCGCCCTCGCACGCCGCTACGCGCGGATGCACGAGCTCGCGTGGGACCTCATCAACGAGCCCTCGTTCTGCAACCCGAACCACCTGTGGAGCTGCCGGCCGAACTACGACCGCTTCGAGCGGGCGGCGTGGGCGTCCTGGCTCGCGAAGCGCGGGCAGCCGGCGGCCGACCTGCCGCCGCTCGAGGACTTCGCCGAGGGCGACGCGGCGCCGGACCATCCCACGATGGTGGTCGAGTACCGGCGGTTCGCGCAGGCGATGTTCGCGCGCTGGGTGCGGACGATGCGGTCCGCGCTGGCCGCGGCGGGCGCCGGCCGGCAGCTGGTGACGGTGGGCCAGGACGAGGCCGGCACGCGGGACAGCCCCAACAACCTGTTCCTCGCGTCCGTCCTCGACTTCACCTGCGTGCACACCTGGTGGCTCAACGATGGGCTTGCCTGGGACGAGGTGCTGACGCAGGCGCCGGGCCGGCTGAACCTGGTGGAGGAGACCGGCGTGATGTTCGCGCAGCATCCGGCCGGGGTCGAGGAGCGCTGGGAGGCGTACGCGCGCGACCTGCTGGAGCGGAAGATGGTCCTGGCCCTCGGTCCCGGCGGCGCCGGCTTCATCGAGTGGGTATGGAACTCCGACTGCTACATGCCCTCGGACAACGAGGCCGCCATCGGCCTGTTGAGGGCGGACGGCACCGCCAAGCCGGAGTTGGACGCGCTGCGTGGCGTGGCCGCGTTCGCGGCGGAGGCGGGTCGGCACCTGGTGGGACGGGAGGCGGAGCGCGTGCTGCTGGTGGTGCCGCACTCCAACATGTTCTCGGCCCGGAACACCGCGACGGACGCGACCAAGCGCGCGGTGCGCGCGATGCTGTACGGATGCCGGATGGGCCTGACGGCGGTGTCCGAGTTCGCCGCGTCGGCGGCGCTGCGCGCGCCGGGCCTGGTGCTGGTGCCGGCACCGCGCGTCCTCGCCGCGCCGGCATGGAACGCGCTTCGCGCCTGGGCCCGGCGCGGCTCAACGGTCCTCGTGACCGGCCCCCTCGAGCAGGCGGAGCGGCTCGGTGCAAAGGCCCGCCCCGCGGCGAAAGGGCCGAGGGGCGCGGTGCGGATCCGGGCCGGCAAGGGTGCGCTCCTGTGGTGCGCGGAGCCCGTCGAGCTGTCGCCCGACGAGGCGCCGGCCGTCGAGCTGTATCGCTGGGCGCTGGCGCAGGCGCGGCTCAGCCCGTCGTTCACGGTCGAGGGCGCCGACGCCGCCACGCTGGTCCACGCGGCGGCCTACCGGGACGCGGTCCTGTACACCGTCGTGGCGGAACAGTCCGCGGTGAACCTGCGGCTGCGCCACGGCCAATTGCGTACGGCCCTGGAGCTGGCGGTGCCGGCGGGCCGCGCCGCCCTGCTCCTCGCGGACCGCCTAAGCGGCCGTGCCCTGGCGAGCTACGCCCCGGCCTGATCCCGGCCGGCGTCGCGCGCCGGTGACCCTCGCGGCGCCGCCGCCTAGGGGCCGGCCCGCCGGACGCGGATCGCGGCTTGGCCGTGCCTGGGCGGGCTCCCCGAGCCGAGGGCCTCGGCGCTGACCACGGCAATCCCGACCCCGACGGCGGTGACGAACCCGGTCGAGTCCACGCGCACCACGTTCACGTTGTTGGACGACCAGGCGTAGCGCACGCCGGTCGCGATCACGTTGCCGCCGGCGTCGTAGGCGAGCGCACTCAGCCGGTGCGTCGCGCCCACGCGCAGGTTGACGTACGGGGGCGCGACCTGCACCTCGGCGACGGGCTTCTGCGCGAGGCCGGCGTCGGGCAGCGCCAGCTGCAGTGACGCGGCCAGAAGGGCCGGCGCCAGCGAGAAGTACTTGGTGATTCTCATGCCGCACACTCCATTCTCGTAACCACTCGCCACTCTCCGTCCCGCACCTCCACCGTCCACTCGCTCCCCTTGCCGCTCACTGGGCGGGCGAGATCGGCACCTGCGTCCACGCCTCGACGGGCTGCCCGTTCTTCTGCGCGGGCATGAACTTCAGGTTCTGCGCCGCCGCCAGCGCGGCTGCGCTGAATTCGCTCTCGCTCGAGGTCGCGAGCGGCACCACTCTCTCGACGGCCCCCGTGGCACCGACCTGGATCCAGAAGGTGGCCGGCGTGGGCGTACCGGGTCCGGTCCACGGGATGGTGGGAGCGGCCATCGGCTGCGGCCGCGTGTCGAAGCACGCCCGGCTCGGGTTGCCATACGCGTAGTCCCGGCACTGGGAGGGAAGGGCGACGGCGGTGCGCGCCGCCTGGCCGGACCGGATCGCCACCGAGACGGTGGTCCACGCGTCGGTCGGCTGTCCGGCCTTCACGGCCGGCACGTAGATCGCCTGCTGCACCGCGGCGAGGGCGAACGAGTTGATGTCGTCGTGGTTGGAGGGCGTCTTCACGCGCACGTCGGTCGCGTCGCCGCTCCGCGCGACCCGCACCAGGTACGTGGGCACGGTGGGCGGCGGCTCGCCCGGCTGCGGCACGTCGGTCACCGCCAGCGCGTCCCTCGGGCGCGCCGGCGTGTCGTAGCAGAGGCGACCCTCGTTGAACTCGGGCTGCGTGCACATCGCGGTGGCCACCGGCGCCGCGAGCCGGTCCATCACGGCTTGGAGGCTGTCCTCGCTCCCGGAGGTCTCGCCGTGCGCGAGGCGGGTGAGGTTGTGCGTGTCGTACACGTCCACCGAGAGAAGCAGGCTCTTGCCCGACCCGATGGCGGAGCCGATCACCATCTGGTTGGCTCCCAGGCCGTAGGCGAAGGCGGCGTTGTCGGCCAGCGGCGCGACGATCTTGCGGTGCTGCTCGGTCCAGCGCCCCACCAGGTCGCGCGTGTCCACGGCCGGCACCGTGTAGCGCGCGGACAGGCGGTCCGCGAGGATCCTCGGCAGGCTGTTCGCCAGCGAGGAGTCGGCGCCGGAGACGTCGAAGGGCAGGACGGCGATCCTCGGGTCGCTCGAGCGGGCCGAGTCGGCCCGCGCCGCGGACGCGGCCGTGCGCGACCCGCGGCTCCGCCACAGCAGGGCGGCGCCCAGCGCCACCACCACGACCGCGCCACCGACCGCGGCGACGAGGGGCACGGGCAGGCCGGGGCGCCGGGCGCCGGGCGCGGCGGCCGCGCAGGCGCGGAGCGCGTCGGCCAGCTCGCCGGCGGTCTGGTAGCGGTTCTCGGGCTTCTTCTCCGTGCAGCGCGCCACCACCTTGCCGAGCTGCGCATTGACGGCGGGGCGCTTGGTGCGGATCGCGGGCATCGCCTTGGTGAGGTGCTGGATCAGGATGCCCTGGCTGGAGGTGGCGTCGAACGGCACCTCCCCGGCGAGCATCTCCCACAGCACGATGCCGAGCGAGTAGATGTCGCTGCGCGCGTCCACGTCGGGCGCGCCGCTCGCCTGCTCGGGACTCATGTAATGCGGCGAGCCGATGATGACGCCGGTGCCGGTGAGCCGCTCGCCGCTGCCCGCGGCGGCCTTGGCGATCCCGAAATCGGCCACCAGCACCCGCTGCTTCGGGCCCTGCAGCATCACGTTCTGCGGCTTCACGTCGCGGTGCACCAGCTGGTGCGCGTGCGCCTCGGCCAGGGCGTCGGCGATCTCGGTGCCGACGCGGAGCACCTCGGCCTCCGGCATCTGCCCTTCGCGCCGGAGCTTCGCGTCCAGCGACTCGCCCTCGACCAGCGGCATCGCGAAGTAGACCAGGCCCTCGCCTTCGCCCACGAAGAAGATGGGGAGGATGTTGGGGTGGTTGAGCTTCGCGGCCGACTCGGCCTCGCGGACGAACCGCTGCACGCTGGCCCGGTTGCCGGTGAACTCCGGGCGCAGGACCTTCACGGCGATCCGGCGCGACAGCTTGCGATCGGTCGCCGCGAAGACGTGCGCGAACCCGCCCTCGCCCAGCTCGTGCTCGACGAGGAAGTTGGGCCCCAGCGCGCTCTGGAGCTTGCGGGCCAGCTCGTTCTGCTCCAGGAGCTGCGTCTCGTCGCCGGACGCGGCCGCCGTGGCGGGCGCGTCGGGGTTCGGCGTGCCGCAGGAGGGGCAGAAGGCGAACGCGGGCGGAATGTCCCGGCCGCACTTGGCGCAGGTGGGCATGGCTCAAGCCTAGCAACCGCCCCGGTCCGGGGCCAGCCCGGAGGCTTGCCCGCGTCCGTGAAAGGGCGATACTTAAGGCGGTGCCCTTGCCCCATCTCGAAGTGCCGTCGCGGAGGAGCGCGTGAGCGTCGACAGGTCGAGTCCCCCGCCCTCGGAGCGGCGCCGGACCGCGGCCCGGCGTGCGGGGAGCGTCAGGCGGCGTGAGCCCGAGCGTCGGAAATCCGAGCGCCGGCTGGACATCGTCATGGTCGCCTACCACCGCCGCGTGGGAGGCGAACGCAGGTCGGGCCGCGACCGCCGGGACGGGCACGAGCGGCGCATGGTGGGCGACCGGCGCCGTCCTGTCGCGGTGAGTGGCGCTCTCCGCTAGCGTCCTCGCCGGGCGGCTCGCGCACGGTCTCGTGCCGGCCGTCCCGGTGCCGCACCGCGCCGACGGCGCGTTCGACGCGGCGGCGCAGGAGCGATACGCGGCGTGGATGGCGCGGCAGCGGATCGCCGGCGTCGCGGTCTGGGCCCACACCGGCCGCGGTCTCCATCTGGCCGAGGAGACCGCGGCCGCGGTGCTTTCGTCCTGGCGCCGCGCCCTGGGGCCGGAGCGGCTGATCGTGGCCGGAGCGGGCGCGCGCCCGCGCGTCGCGGCCGGGCAGCGGGCCGCCCGCCTCACCCCGCCGGCCGACCCGCTCGGCCTCACGGCGTTCGTGATCGAGCGGACCGTCGCGATGGCGCGGCAGGCCCGCGACCTCGGCGCCGATGCGATCCTCGCCCTGCCGCCCGCGCTGCTCGCCAACCTCGAGGACCACGAGAGCCGGATCGTGGACGTCCACGCCGCGCTCGCCGACGTCGGGCTCCCCGTGCTCGCGTTCTGGCTCTACCCGGCGGCCGGCGGGTGCGCCTACGGCCCCGAGCTGCTGGAGCGCCTGCTCGCGCTTCCGCACGTCGCCGGCCTCAAGGTTGCGACCCTCGACAGCGTGGTCCGCTTCCAGGAGATCGCCGCGCGCGTTCCGCCGGGCAAGCTGCTGGTGACGGGCGAGGACCGGTTCCTGGGTTACTCGCTGATGATGGGCGCCGGCTCGGCCCTCATCGGCCTCGGCGCCGCGCGCACGGCCCTGCCGGCCGGGCTCCTCGAGGCGCACGCGCGGCGCGACCACGAGCGGTTCCTCGACCTCGCCGCGGCGTGCGACCGCCTCGGCGCGGCCGCGTTCACCGAGCCGGTGGACGGCTACGTGCGCCGGATGCTGTGGCTCCTGGCCCTCGGGAACGTGATCCCGCGCGAGGCCGCCTTCGATCCGTGGGGGCCGAGCGTCCCGGACTCGCAGCTCGAGGCGCTGGAGCGCGTCGCGCGCGGGCTCCCCGACTCGTGACCTCCCCGGGCGTCGCGAGCCCCATCCAGCTGCCCGACCGACCCGTCGTTCCCCGCCCCGTGCACGCGCGGCTGGTGTGGGACTTCGAGCGGTTCAAGGCCGGCCTGCCGGCCGACCTGCCGGCGCACGTCCGCGAGCACTACCGGGTGGACCTGTCGGGCCAGTACGCGGGCCGGCGCATCCGCGTCCCGTTCGGCAAGGCGTCCGGCCAGCTCTCGATGACGGCGGCCGAGGTGGAGGCCGACGCCGCGGCCGGCCTCGGCTTCGTGGTCCTGAAGACGGTGATCGGCGAGGACGCGTCGGGCGCGCGGACGATGGCGCCCTGGGCCGTGAGTGAATCGGCGATGCGGGTCGAGCCCCTCGTCTCCCGCTCCGGGCGCGAGGGGTGGACGGTCACCTGGAAGGGCAGGGGCTGGGACCGCTCGTTCGAGGAGTACCTCGCGCTCTACCGCGACGCGCTCGCCATCGGCGGTCGCGCCGCGATGCCGGTGGCCGCGTCGGTCAAGTGCCATCTTCCCGCGCTCGGCGAGCCCTTCCACGAGCCGGAGTACGCCCACACCTTCTCCCGCCTCGCGGCGGTCGCCGGCGAGGACCTGATCGTTGAGAAGGACTTCTCGCCGACCCTGGCGGGCGACGCGCGCTCCGGCTCGCGCGAGGCGGTGTTGCGGTGGATCGCCGAGGTGCCCGCGCTGATCCGGCGGCAGGCCCCGCTGGCGCTGGGCCTGAAGCTGATGAACGGGCTGCTGGGCGACGATTTCCAGGTGGAGATGCTGCGCGCCGCGGCCGGCTCGGGCGCGGATTACCTGGTGCTGTTCAACCGGCTCTTCGACCCGGAGCGCGGCGTCGCCTACGGCGGCTGGGATCTCTCCGAGCGCAACCTCCGCGTGCTGGACGCGTATCGCGCGTCCACGCCGCTGCCGGTCCGCCAGTCCGACCCGTACGTGGTACGCACCTCGCGGCTGCCGCCGGGCGCGGTGTTCTCGGCCACCGGCAACATCTGCTCGGGGCGCGTGATGGTGGAGTACGCGCTGCGCGGGGCGATGTCCGGGCAGCTGCACACCTACTTCCAGCTGCCGTTGGCGCAGTACCCGGCGACCGCGGGCAGCCGCTCCGAGCGCGCCCTCCACGCGCTGGTGTTCGATCCGGAGCAGGGCCTGATCGCCTGGATCGTCTCGCTGGGCGGGGCCGGCCTCCTGCACCCGCGGGACGGCCTGCTGCACTTCGTGGACATCGCCCATGGGGCCGCCCGGCAAGCCGCCTGACGTCGCCGCGGGGCCACGCGGCGCGCGCCGCGGCCGCCGACCGTGACGGCAGCCGAGTCGCTGGACACGCCGCTCGAGATCACCGGCTGCCGCCTGTGGGTGGTCGCCGTTCCGCTCGTGGAGCCGTTCCGCATCAGCGGCGGCACCCTCCAGGCCAGGCGCTCCCTGATCGTCGAGCTGACCGGCGCCTCGGGCGCCGTCGGCTACGGCGAGAGCGCCCCGTTCGAGGCGCCGTTCTACTCCGGGGAGACGCTGCAGTCGTGCACGGGGTGCATCGTCTCACACCTGTTCCCGCGGCTGGCGGGACGGACGTTCGACTCGCTCGAGGCGGCGGTCACCGCCCTGGAGCGCGGCGTGCGCGGCAACCGGATGGCGCGCGCGGGCGTGGAGACGGCGCTGTGGGACCTGGTGAGCGCCCGGAGCGGCGTGCCGCTCCGGCTCCTGCTGGCGGCGCAGCTGGAGCGGCTTGGCGTGGCCGAGGAATCCCGGATCCCGTCCACCCGGGTCGAGAGCGGGGCAGCCCTCGGCATACCGCCGGACGGGCGGATCGAGACGCTGGCGGACCGAGCTCGCGACGCGGTCCGGCGCGGCCACCGGCGGGTCAAGCTCAAGGTGATGCCCGGCTGGGACGTGGAGCCGGCGCGCGCCGTGCGCGCGGCGGTGGGCGAGGGGGTGCCGGTGTGGGCCGACGCCAACGGCGCCTACGAGCTGGAGCGCGACCGGGCGGCGCTCGAGGCCCTGGACGGGGAGCGGCTGGCGATGATCGAGCAGCCGCTCCCGCCCGACGACGTGGTCGGCACGATCCAGCTGAGCCGTGAGCTGCGGACCCCGATCTGCCTCGACGAGTCGCTGACGGACGACGGTGCGGCGCGGCTGTTCCTCGCGTGTGACGGCCCGGTGCTCTGGAACCTCAAGGTGCAGCGGGTGGGTGGCCTGTGGGAGTGCACCAGGATCTACCGTCGCGCGATGGAGGCCGGCGTCGCGCTGTGGGCCGGCTCGATGCCGGAGACCGGCGTCGGGCTGCATGCGGTGCTGAGCCTCGCCGCGTTCCCCGGCTTCCTCTACCCCTCCGACGCGGCGCCGAGCGCGAGCTGGTACGAGCCGGGCGCGGACCTGGTGGAGTGGACGATGGACGCCGAAGCGAAGATGCCGGTCAGCGATGTGGCGGGGCTGGGAGAGCTGGGCGTGCGTGACAAGCTGGCCGGGATCGGACGGGTCGTCGGTGGGTCGTAGGTTGTGGGTTGTAGAAGTGCTCGCAATGCCACGCTCCGACCCGCCGAGGAACGATCAGCTGGCGGCGCGCTGAGAGTGTCACCGTTCCCTCGTGAAGGTGCTCAGCTACCAGGACCTCAGGGTGTGGCAGGTGGGGATGGACCTGGTCACTCGGGTCTATCGTCTTAGCCGGCGGCTGCCCGCGAGCGAGAGATACGGGCTGGCGATCCAGATGCAGCGAGCGGCGATCTCCATCCCGGCCAACATCGCCGAGGGGCACGGCCGTCGTCATCTCGGCGACAAGCTGCACCACTTCTCGATGGCCAACGGCTCGCTGAAGGAGCTTGAGACTGAGGTGTTGATCTCGGAGCGTCTGGGCTTCGCGACGTCCACTGAGGTGCAAGGGATCGGGCAGCAAGCGAGCGAGCTGGGACGGATGCTGACCTGCCTGATGCGCAGCCTGCGGCGTCACGGCGTTTCCACCACAACCCACAACCTACCACCCGCCAACTAGAGACTATTCGAAGATCCCGGTAATGCGCTGCAGCAGATTCCTCCGCACCGGCGCCTCGGGCAGATCGCCGGAGGCCCGCATCGCCCGGTCGAGCGCCCGCTTGAACGTCGTGGCCGATGCGTAGCGGGCGCCGGGATCCATGGACGCGGCTTTCTTCAGCACCCGGATCAGGCCGTCGGGCACGTCGTCGCGCGCGGCCTTGAGGTCGGGGAGGGTGCCGCCGACCTGGCCGCGCAGCACGGCCTCGGGGGTCCGCCCCTCGAGGGGCGGCTTGCCGAGCAGCGCGAAGTAGCCCACCAGGCCGAGCGAGAACAGGTCGCTGCGCGCGTCCACCTGCCCGCCGACGAGCTGCTCGGGCGCCGCGAACTGCGGCGTGCCGGAGCGCGAGGTGGCGCCGCCCCACATCCGGCCGCGGGGCAGGGCCAGCGCGAGGCCGAAGTCGGTGACGCGCACCCGCCCGTCCGGTCCCAGCAGCAGGTTCTCCGGCTTGATATCCCGGTGCACCAGCCGCCGCTCGTGCGAGTGCTCGAGCGCGGCCAGGGTGTCGTCCAGGATGCCCACCGTGCTCTCGGGATCCAGCGGTCCCAGCTCGGCCACGAGCTGCCCCACGTTGTCGCCCTTGACCAGCTCCATCGTGTACCACAGCAGGCCGTACCGCTCGTCGATGTGGTAGATGCTGACGATGTTGGGATGCTGGAGGCTGGCGGCGAGCTGCGCCTCCTTGCGGAACCGCTCCACCACCTCGGG
Protein-coding sequences here:
- a CDS encoding cellulase family glycosylhydrolase, producing MTPTLSRRRFLEATGASALIGAFGSTGHAITGPPPAPDRIRVAVLNEPGFPAVDAPGGAVNELARALGGAETTWLRTQDLAETLSPDRFDVFVTPYGSAFPREMWHTLVRYLEAAGHWVNLGGVPCAVPVERGDGGGWRVLPREDTYQRQLGIVLACAVPASAVQAWRANDALAWTAPLAADVAAEHVWEPYWRLSGVADTPGESGSAGAREATVQPLVSGLDARGCAVVAPYLLVSRLEGRFAGGRWIFATGDGLVPAAAIRTLVEAAGTPHWELAVWPSSACRREGDSSSVAVALRGFPRGAAARLSATCALTISDARGEVQDTAEVTVTGTDAEATGAAALTDRLEPGLYRIDARLTVGTPPVELRHSTGFWVWDDDLLGSGAPLTAGPRAFARGGDPYPVTGTTYMASDVHRKFLFEPNPWLWDRDFDAMKSAGVNLVRTGIWTGWKRLMPRLGELDEGALRALDAWLLTARRHDMPVIFTLFAFLPETWGGENPYLDPAAVDAQRAFVTALARRYARMHELAWDLINEPSFCNPNHLWSCRPNYDRFERAAWASWLAKRGQPAADLPPLEDFAEGDAAPDHPTMVVEYRRFAQAMFARWVRTMRSALAAAGAGRQLVTVGQDEAGTRDSPNNLFLASVLDFTCVHTWWLNDGLAWDEVLTQAPGRLNLVEETGVMFAQHPAGVEERWEAYARDLLERKMVLALGPGGAGFIEWVWNSDCYMPSDNEAAIGLLRADGTAKPELDALRGVAAFAAEAGRHLVGREAERVLLVVPHSNMFSARNTATDATKRAVRAMLYGCRMGLTAVSEFAASAALRAPGLVLVPAPRVLAAPAWNALRAWARRGSTVLVTGPLEQAERLGAKARPAAKGPRGAVRIRAGKGALLWCAEPVELSPDEAPAVELYRWALAQARLSPSFTVEGADAATLVHAAAYRDAVLYTVVAEQSAVNLRLRHGQLRTALELAVPAGRAALLLADRLSGRALASYAPA
- a CDS encoding Ig-like domain-containing protein, with the translated sequence MRITKYFSLAPALLAASLQLALPDAGLAQKPVAEVQVAPPYVNLRVGATHRLSALAYDAGGNVIATGVRYAWSSNNVNVVRVDSTGFVTAVGVGIAVVSAEALGSGSPPRHGQAAIRVRRAGP
- a CDS encoding protein kinase, translating into MPTCAKCGRDIPPAFAFCPSCGTPNPDAPATAAASGDETQLLEQNELARKLQSALGPNFLVEHELGEGGFAHVFAATDRKLSRRIAVKVLRPEFTGNRASVQRFVREAESAAKLNHPNILPIFFVGEGEGLVYFAMPLVEGESLDAKLRREGQMPEAEVLRVGTEIADALAEAHAHQLVHRDVKPQNVMLQGPKQRVLVADFGIAKAAAGSGERLTGTGVIIGSPHYMSPEQASGAPDVDARSDIYSLGIVLWEMLAGEVPFDATSSQGILIQHLTKAMPAIRTKRPAVNAQLGKVVARCTEKKPENRYQTAGELADALRACAAAAPGARRPGLPVPLVAAVGGAVVVVALGAALLWRSRGSRTAASAARADSARSSDPRIAVLPFDVSGADSSLANSLPRILADRLSARYTVPAVDTRDLVGRWTEQHRKIVAPLADNAAFAYGLGANQMVIGSAIGSGKSLLLSVDVYDTHNLTRLAHGETSGSEDSLQAVMDRLAAPVATAMCTQPEFNEGRLCYDTPARPRDALAVTDVPQPGEPPPTVPTYLVRVARSGDATDVRVKTPSNHDDINSFALAAVQQAIYVPAVKAGQPTDAWTTVSVAIRSGQAARTAVALPSQCRDYAYGNPSRACFDTRPQPMAAPTIPWTGPGTPTPATFWIQVGATGAVERVVPLATSSESEFSAAALAAAQNLKFMPAQKNGQPVEAWTQVPISPAQ
- a CDS encoding dihydrodipicolinate synthase family protein — its product is MALSASVLAGRLAHGLVPAVPVPHRADGAFDAAAQERYAAWMARQRIAGVAVWAHTGRGLHLAEETAAAVLSSWRRALGPERLIVAGAGARPRVAAGQRAARLTPPADPLGLTAFVIERTVAMARQARDLGADAILALPPALLANLEDHESRIVDVHAALADVGLPVLAFWLYPAAGGCAYGPELLERLLALPHVAGLKVATLDSVVRFQEIAARVPPGKLLVTGEDRFLGYSLMMGAGSALIGLGAARTALPAGLLEAHARRDHERFLDLAAACDRLGAAAFTEPVDGYVRRMLWLLALGNVIPREAAFDPWGPSVPDSQLEALERVARGLPDS
- a CDS encoding enolase C-terminal domain-like protein: MTAAESLDTPLEITGCRLWVVAVPLVEPFRISGGTLQARRSLIVELTGASGAVGYGESAPFEAPFYSGETLQSCTGCIVSHLFPRLAGRTFDSLEAAVTALERGVRGNRMARAGVETALWDLVSARSGVPLRLLLAAQLERLGVAEESRIPSTRVESGAALGIPPDGRIETLADRARDAVRRGHRRVKLKVMPGWDVEPARAVRAAVGEGVPVWADANGAYELERDRAALEALDGERLAMIEQPLPPDDVVGTIQLSRELRTPICLDESLTDDGAARLFLACDGPVLWNLKVQRVGGLWECTRIYRRAMEAGVALWAGSMPETGVGLHAVLSLAAFPGFLYPSDAAPSASWYEPGADLVEWTMDAEAKMPVSDVAGLGELGVRDKLAGIGRVVGGS
- a CDS encoding four helix bundle protein, translating into MKVLSYQDLRVWQVGMDLVTRVYRLSRRLPASERYGLAIQMQRAAISIPANIAEGHGRRHLGDKLHHFSMANGSLKELETEVLISERLGFATSTEVQGIGQQASELGRMLTCLMRSLRRHGVSTTTHNLPPAN